From a single Bacteroidales bacterium genomic region:
- a CDS encoding diacylglycerol kinase family lipid kinase, whose protein sequence is MKNKKIRFIINPKSGIGKQKKIEKLIRKCLDTSDFDYEICYTKAPEHAVELSREAVEKNFDAVVAVGGDGSINEVARGLIYSETALGIIPAGSGNGLAHFLGISLNSKKALEKIIRFKIKKIDTGNINGHLFVSIAGVGFDAYVAERFSKSEKRGFWPYAKIAFLEYITYWPKRFKIYANGNVIKKSAFMLSFANSNQFGFNAKIAPTAIIDDGFIDLCMVRKPRIFYAPFLLPFFFGGWLHKTPFVKIIKAKEIKVIQHRNNIAHIDGDEIDLGKCLEVKALSASLKIIY, encoded by the coding sequence ATTGGAAAACAAAAGAAAATTGAAAAACTGATACGGAAATGTTTGGACACATCTGATTTTGATTATGAAATTTGTTATACCAAAGCCCCTGAACATGCTGTTGAGTTAAGCAGAGAAGCAGTAGAAAAAAACTTTGACGCAGTGGTTGCCGTTGGCGGGGATGGTTCCATAAATGAAGTTGCAAGAGGGCTGATTTATTCTGAAACTGCTTTGGGGATTATCCCTGCCGGTTCTGGCAACGGGCTGGCTCATTTTTTAGGAATTTCGCTGAATTCCAAAAAAGCGCTGGAGAAAATTATAAGGTTTAAAATTAAAAAAATTGATACAGGAAATATAAATGGGCATTTATTTGTGAGCATAGCCGGGGTTGGATTTGATGCTTATGTTGCTGAACGCTTTTCTAAATCTGAAAAAAGAGGTTTCTGGCCTTATGCAAAAATTGCTTTCCTTGAATACATTACATACTGGCCCAAACGATTCAAAATATATGCAAACGGCAATGTGATTAAAAAAAGTGCTTTCATGCTGAGTTTTGCAAACTCCAACCAATTTGGCTTCAATGCCAAGATTGCTCCAACAGCCATTATTGATGATGGATTTATTGATTTATGCATGGTGCGAAAACCAAGAATTTTTTATGCGCCTTTTCTTTTGCCTTTTTTCTTCGGCGGTTGGCTGCATAAAACCCCTTTTGTGAAAATAATTAAAGCCAAAGAAATTAAAGTAATTCAGCACAGAAATAACATAGCGCACATTGATGGTGATGAAATAGATTTGGGGAAGTGTTTAGAAGTGAAAGCATTGTCAGCATCATTAAAAATCATTTACTAA
- a CDS encoding FkbM family methyltransferase produces MNIFKDTLREVLISLHLDLTKNLKYDRLTRKILKKCLKRNYNCVDIGCHKGEILNLMLKYAPGGKHYAFEPIPYLFNELVNKYKNKSKIYPYALSDNNGESTFQLVKNAPAYSGIKRRRYDIKNPVIEEIKVELKTLDEVISSAEKIHFIKIDVEGGEFGVIKGAKNLLIKNKPFILFECGKGASDYYGTNPLDLYNFISKEIGLKIYTLKSFVTNQQHLSLVEFENYFNTNEEYYFIAAFNDDSLYQQ; encoded by the coding sequence TTGAACATTTTTAAAGACACTCTCAGAGAGGTATTAATTTCTCTTCATTTAGATTTAACAAAAAATCTAAAATACGACAGACTTACAAGGAAAATATTAAAAAAATGCCTTAAAAGAAACTATAATTGCGTTGATATTGGCTGTCATAAAGGTGAAATATTAAATTTAATGCTAAAATATGCACCTGGTGGAAAGCATTACGCTTTTGAACCTATACCTTATCTATTTAATGAATTAGTAAATAAGTATAAGAATAAATCTAAAATTTATCCATATGCACTTTCCGACAATAATGGAGAAAGTACTTTTCAACTCGTCAAGAACGCACCTGCTTACAGTGGTATAAAAAGAAGGCGATATGATATAAAAAATCCTGTTATTGAAGAAATAAAAGTAGAATTAAAAACCCTTGACGAAGTTATTTCTTCAGCCGAAAAAATCCATTTTATTAAAATTGACGTTGAAGGTGGCGAATTCGGAGTAATAAAAGGCGCCAAAAATTTATTAATAAAAAACAAACCTTTTATTTTATTTGAATGTGGTAAAGGTGCGAGTGACTATTACGGAACAAACCCATTGGATTTATACAATTTTATTTCCAAAGAAATTGGATTAAAAATATACACTCTTAAATCATTTGTTACAAATCAACAGCATTTGAGCCTTGTTGAATTTGAAAATTATTTTAACACTAACGAGGAATATTACTTTATAGCTGCCTTTAATGATGATTCTTTATATCAACAGTAG
- a CDS encoding DUF5723 family protein: MRIHKYQYGFYFCLLLLGNIYNAYPQFPITEDISHQEYFLSLNSQLDVNSTGLTNHFVSSIYKGKYISDNLKKNTESFLNTNYNLSGYQFNTSVFLNIPGNKYDINYFIGFENHNFLELTFNKYLFQLVLYGNKDFAGKYVPLGNFLYKNLNFQQLKAGFYKTWRGQDAIQRIMGGLGYCNGQSLMQFSLPKANFFTHPNAEELTLDMYLEMKRSDTLDSRFGAENGSGICLDAGYFYQDESNVFELRLNNLGFIRWNRKSHSYAKDTLIQFEGFEIQNIFVIDSSTLAGLGLDTILNDYAYAKATAPFTEMIPMSFNFTYKRYFLRNLLSVTLHYNQYFFLRYSPLFKITPAVHLPCKSSYVVVYADFQYGGHGRFNCGLGVSARINKGFYFDVRSSYVNSYLSPKNSAGLGGYISLIKTL; the protein is encoded by the coding sequence ATGAGAATACACAAATACCAATACGGGTTTTATTTCTGCTTGCTTCTTCTTGGAAATATTTATAATGCTTACCCGCAGTTTCCAATAACGGAAGATATAAGCCATCAGGAATATTTTCTGTCTTTGAATTCTCAGTTGGATGTTAATTCGACCGGATTAACAAATCACTTTGTAAGTTCAATATATAAAGGCAAATATATAAGTGATAACCTGAAAAAAAACACAGAAAGCTTTCTGAATACCAATTATAATCTTTCCGGGTATCAGTTTAATACTTCTGTATTTTTAAATATTCCTGGAAATAAATATGATATTAATTATTTTATCGGTTTTGAAAACCATAATTTTCTCGAATTGACATTTAATAAATACTTATTTCAACTGGTGTTATACGGCAATAAGGACTTTGCCGGGAAATATGTTCCGTTGGGGAATTTTTTATATAAAAATTTAAATTTTCAACAGTTGAAAGCAGGTTTTTATAAAACATGGAGAGGGCAGGATGCTATTCAGCGTATTATGGGCGGGCTTGGATATTGCAACGGGCAAAGCCTGATGCAGTTCAGCTTGCCGAAAGCTAATTTTTTCACTCATCCCAACGCGGAAGAATTAACCCTGGATATGTATCTTGAGATGAAACGTTCAGATACTCTTGATTCACGATTTGGTGCAGAAAATGGTTCGGGAATATGTCTGGATGCAGGATATTTTTATCAGGACGAGAGCAATGTGTTTGAATTGAGGCTTAACAATTTAGGGTTTATTAGATGGAACAGAAAATCTCATAGCTATGCGAAAGATACACTGATACAGTTCGAGGGCTTCGAAATACAAAATATTTTTGTAATTGACAGCTCAACACTGGCAGGTTTAGGTTTAGATACCATCCTGAATGACTATGCTTATGCCAAAGCAACAGCTCCTTTTACAGAGATGATACCCATGAGTTTCAATTTTACATATAAGAGATATTTTCTGAGAAATTTATTGTCTGTTACCCTCCACTATAATCAATACTTTTTCTTACGCTACAGCCCTTTATTTAAAATTACACCGGCTGTACATTTGCCTTGTAAAAGTTCGTATGTTGTGGTTTATGCTGATTTTCAGTATGGAGGCCATGGCCGCTTTAATTGCGGGCTTGGTGTGTCGGCAAGGATTAATAAAGGATTTTATTTTGATGTCAGGAGTTCATACGTCAACTCATATTTGTCCCCGAAAAACTCTGCCGGACTTGGAGGTTACATTTCTTTGATAAAAACACTATAA
- a CDS encoding replication-associated recombination protein A: MNKSAPLAELLRPSTLDDYIGQQHLTGADAILRKALLSGNIPSMILWGPPGVGKTTLAFIISKQLQCPFHTLSAVNSGVKEVRNVIEKAAEKTEKSILFIDEIHRFNKAQQDSLLGAVEKGIITLIGATTENPSFEVISPLLSRCQVYILNNLDEKQLLHILDKGKRKLEELYDIVITITENEALLRVSGGDARKLLNAIELVVNAEQEKNHEIIITNKLVLDVIQQNIALYDKLGEQHYDVISAFIKSLRGSDPNAAVYWLARMVEGGEDPKFIARRMVILASEDIGNANPNALLLATNCFQAVHLVGYPECELILSQTAIYLATSTKSNASYMAISKAHSLIKKTGDLPVPLPIRNAPTDMMKELGYHKGYKYAHDYEGNFAEVEFLPEKISGTTLYEPQENKREKEIRDFLKKRWNKKYNY, from the coding sequence ATGAATAAATCTGCTCCTTTAGCCGAACTTTTGCGCCCGTCAACACTTGATGATTATATTGGACAGCAACACCTGACTGGAGCTGACGCTATATTGCGGAAAGCTCTATTGTCTGGTAACATTCCTTCCATGATTTTATGGGGGCCTCCGGGAGTTGGAAAAACTACCTTAGCATTTATTATTTCCAAACAGCTTCAATGCCCCTTCCATACCCTGAGTGCTGTTAATTCAGGTGTTAAGGAAGTCAGGAATGTGATTGAAAAAGCAGCAGAAAAGACCGAGAAATCGATATTGTTTATTGATGAAATACATCGTTTTAATAAAGCTCAGCAGGATTCATTACTGGGAGCGGTCGAAAAAGGCATAATCACACTTATAGGCGCCACTACCGAAAACCCCTCCTTTGAGGTGATTTCTCCCTTGCTTTCGCGTTGCCAGGTTTATATCTTAAATAATCTGGACGAAAAACAATTACTCCATATTCTTGATAAAGGGAAAAGGAAGCTTGAGGAGTTATATGACATTGTGATTACAATTACTGAAAATGAGGCTTTACTGAGGGTTTCGGGAGGCGATGCGAGAAAACTACTTAATGCTATTGAGCTGGTTGTCAATGCCGAGCAGGAAAAAAATCATGAAATTATTATTACCAATAAGCTTGTTTTGGATGTAATTCAGCAAAATATCGCATTGTATGACAAACTGGGGGAGCAGCATTATGATGTTATTTCAGCATTTATCAAATCGTTGAGGGGTAGCGACCCCAATGCCGCCGTATATTGGCTGGCACGTATGGTTGAAGGGGGAGAAGATCCCAAATTTATTGCAAGGCGTATGGTAATATTAGCATCCGAAGATATAGGAAATGCAAACCCCAACGCATTGTTATTGGCAACCAATTGTTTTCAGGCAGTGCATCTGGTGGGCTACCCCGAATGTGAGCTGATATTGTCGCAAACAGCTATATACCTCGCAACTTCAACAAAAAGTAATGCATCTTATATGGCCATCAGCAAGGCTCATTCGCTTATAAAGAAAACCGGTGATTTGCCTGTGCCTTTACCAATCCGGAATGCACCTACCGACATGATGAAGGAACTGGGTTATCATAAAGGCTATAAGTATGCACATGATTACGAAGGAAATTTTGCAGAAGTGGAATTCCTGCCTGAGAAAATTTCAGGCACTACACTTTACGAGCCACAGGAAAATAAAAGGGAAAAAGAAATTCGGGATTTCCTAAAAAAACGATGGAATAAGAAGTATAACTATTAA
- a CDS encoding T9SS type A sorting domain-containing protein — translation MKYFFRTLLVFYFMCCFIISQAQNIKFNYTYGNMPYNYGRRIIETGDKGFMIMGNVTSNTGNSNIAMLRIDSTGLLVFQKSLGGQSLYWANDFIRTTDKGYLIAGLTLENPDKGYDMLLMKTDSNANIIWEKSIGGDGWDIANAVIETKDNAYLIAGLTYSYGAANENMYIVKTTSDGDTIWTKTFGGDSSDYATSLEIMFDSTYLIGGATNSFGYGSFDGYLLNLDVNGDTLWTKTYGEDKEDIIYSIKQTPDTGFVFVGSTMSYDAVEHESWLMRYDKNGNYVWKLPEFWTIGPGDDVSYHVNIDDSARYLITGYTTGAGNGGKELSIAVMGDFVDFKCSLTAGSFADDAGYYASQTSDGGYIIIGEAEGLGIGIVNMYVLKFGNDCSFNPNIQHILGVDEQINENSNNKGKYYISPTCSDGIFYLHFGMDDNFEKAIIDVSDVMGRKILTDNIASESYGKYTIDLTKEASGLYIVTVTNETKRISIKLVKNSR, via the coding sequence ATGAAATATTTTTTCAGGACATTGTTAGTATTTTATTTTATGTGTTGTTTTATTATTAGCCAGGCACAAAATATAAAATTTAATTATACCTATGGAAATATGCCTTACAACTATGGAAGGCGGATTATTGAAACAGGAGATAAAGGTTTTATGATAATGGGCAATGTGACTTCAAACACAGGAAACTCAAACATCGCTATGCTCCGTATTGATTCAACAGGCTTACTTGTTTTTCAAAAATCGTTGGGGGGCCAGTCATTGTATTGGGCTAATGATTTTATTCGCACGACAGACAAAGGATATCTGATAGCAGGGCTTACCCTTGAAAATCCGGACAAAGGCTATGATATGCTGCTTATGAAGACCGACTCCAATGCCAACATAATCTGGGAGAAATCAATCGGCGGGGATGGATGGGATATTGCCAATGCTGTAATAGAAACCAAAGACAATGCATATCTTATTGCCGGCCTGACATATAGTTACGGTGCTGCTAACGAGAATATGTACATAGTAAAAACCACTTCTGATGGAGACACCATCTGGACAAAAACTTTCGGTGGTGATAGTTCCGATTATGCAACATCTCTGGAAATAATGTTCGATAGCACCTACCTGATAGGAGGAGCTACCAATAGTTTTGGTTATGGCAGTTTCGACGGCTATCTTCTTAATCTTGATGTGAATGGCGATACCTTGTGGACAAAGACATACGGTGAGGATAAAGAAGATATTATATATTCAATAAAACAAACACCGGATACGGGTTTTGTTTTTGTAGGCTCTACCATGAGTTATGACGCCGTTGAACATGAATCCTGGCTGATGAGATACGATAAAAATGGCAACTATGTGTGGAAACTTCCTGAATTCTGGACTATAGGCCCCGGTGATGATGTATCATACCATGTAAACATTGATGATTCTGCAAGATACCTGATTACCGGATATACAACGGGTGCCGGTAACGGAGGTAAAGAATTGAGTATTGCAGTAATGGGTGACTTTGTAGATTTCAAATGCAGTCTGACAGCTGGCTCTTTTGCTGACGATGCGGGATATTACGCCTCACAAACCAGCGATGGCGGTTATATAATCATTGGTGAAGCTGAAGGTTTAGGAATAGGAATTGTCAATATGTATGTGCTGAAATTCGGCAATGACTGCAGTTTTAATCCCAACATACAGCATATATTAGGTGTAGATGAACAAATAAATGAAAATAGTAATAACAAGGGAAAATATTATATCAGCCCAACTTGTTCCGATGGTATATTCTACTTGCATTTTGGAATGGATGATAATTTTGAAAAGGCAATAATTGATGTTTCAGATGTTATGGGCAGAAAAATACTAACAGATAATATTGCTTCGGAAAGTTATGGTAAATACACTATTGACCTGACAAAAGAAGCTTCAGGCTTGTATATTGTTACTGTAACCAATGAAACAAAACGCATTTCTATTAAGTTAGTCAAGAATAGCAGGTGA
- a CDS encoding glycosyltransferase family 39 protein has protein sequence MKVPGLFEKYKTLIISLFLFLLNFIIKIIGISENDIANDEPFSIFYAQMDVRSIFKMLATENNPALHFVLLHYWIKIFGLGAFSVRFISLLFSSLTVVVIFLTGKKFFSAYTGLFSSLIYTASYFHIYFSHEARVYPIFVFFTSLSLFLFMSIIDKPEKKKNYIWLFITNALLIYSHYFGFFVIVTEIFCVFIIPQSRKILIRFAFVILALLITYIPNIIIFINRISVSIMHGTWLKKPEWSELYGNINRFLNSKFTTIALIIMIVLIVALQIKEGRFKSSFLSFIKNIYSKIVFIFFVCPYLLMFCLSFYAPMFLDRYILYTSISLYLLISIIFFQWTDKKLLRYLSLVIVIIVMLYNFTLYPDNNRNVKELVFTVQTLKKQNPEMPLIISPDYYFREFSYSYNLDFFKDYRNTISYLNRENIFPANTIDKIPKEKLESKKIAFLDCATVFAFGSNPILDELKTKTKLDTLIHIHQIYDIYCFSTNN, from the coding sequence ATGAAAGTACCCGGTCTTTTTGAAAAATACAAAACCCTGATAATATCACTTTTTTTATTTCTATTGAATTTTATAATAAAAATAATAGGCATATCAGAAAATGATATTGCCAATGACGAACCTTTCAGTATCTTTTATGCTCAAATGGATGTACGGTCAATATTTAAAATGCTGGCAACTGAAAATAACCCGGCATTGCATTTTGTTCTTTTACATTATTGGATTAAGATTTTTGGTTTAGGTGCATTTTCTGTTCGTTTTATTTCTTTGTTGTTCAGTTCTTTAACTGTTGTGGTTATTTTTTTAACTGGAAAGAAATTTTTCTCTGCTTATACTGGATTGTTTAGTTCATTGATATATACAGCATCCTATTTTCATATATATTTTTCTCACGAAGCGCGGGTTTATCCCATTTTTGTGTTTTTTACTTCACTGAGTTTGTTTTTATTTATGTCAATTATTGATAAACCTGAAAAGAAAAAAAATTATATATGGCTTTTCATTACAAATGCTCTTTTAATTTATTCCCACTATTTTGGCTTTTTTGTGATTGTTACAGAAATATTCTGTGTTTTTATTATTCCTCAAAGCAGAAAAATATTAATAAGGTTTGCCTTTGTTATTTTAGCTTTATTAATTACCTATATTCCCAATATTATAATTTTTATCAATAGAATTTCTGTTTCAATTATGCATGGAACATGGCTTAAAAAACCTGAATGGTCTGAATTATATGGGAATATAAATCGTTTTTTAAATTCAAAATTCACAACTATTGCTTTAATTATTATGATAGTGCTCATAGTTGCGTTACAGATTAAAGAAGGCAGATTTAAATCTTCATTTTTATCATTTATAAAAAATATTTACAGCAAAATTGTTTTTATATTTTTCGTGTGTCCTTATTTATTAATGTTCTGCCTTTCTTTTTATGCCCCCATGTTTCTCGACCGTTATATTCTCTATACAAGCATAAGCTTATATTTATTAATAAGTATTATATTTTTTCAATGGACAGATAAGAAATTATTAAGGTATCTTAGCCTTGTGATTGTTATTATTGTAATGTTATATAATTTCACGTTATATCCTGATAATAATAGAAATGTTAAAGAACTTGTTTTCACGGTTCAAACTCTTAAAAAGCAAAACCCCGAAATGCCCTTGATAATATCTCCGGATTATTATTTTCGTGAGTTTTCTTACAGTTATAATTTAGATTTTTTTAAAGATTACAGAAACACAATATCATACTTGAACAGAGAGAATATTTTCCCGGCAAATACTATTGATAAAATCCCGAAGGAAAAACTGGAAAGCAAAAAGATTGCTTTTTTAGACTGTGCTACAGTTTTTGCCTTTGGTTCAAACCCTATACTGGATGAATTGAAAACTAAAACCAAACTGGATACACTAATTCATATACATCAAATTTATGATATATACTGTTTCTCAACAAATAATTAA
- a CDS encoding T9SS type A sorting domain-containing protein produces the protein MKKITLFTLGIIIFGFVSAQQKVGPNYVASTSKSQIANIDYSLGLKAGKNITVAILSPDSTTSTDAIVSFLSGFSDITVTAIPFASVASLALGTISSYDVCFIYNDVKWETAGTTRTAAGDVLGSYVAGGGKVIECQYVKSYDEWGLAGSYITGNYSAFGSTTTDSWAATAMGTVIAPAHPIMVGVSSMTQNFDTQDPSLATGADEIVDWDDGTIAIAAKPNVVSFNLLPVEPDGTITLGGDCWVAIHNAIVWMNGSAGIQDNSISEISIYPNPVHDFIYLNDFTDVDIFNVFGQMVGSYKNVKTINVSDYNEGNYFVRIINGNNTITKKITII, from the coding sequence ATGAAAAAAATTACACTATTTACTTTGGGTATTATAATCTTTGGATTTGTTAGTGCTCAGCAAAAGGTAGGTCCAAATTATGTGGCCTCAACATCGAAGTCGCAAATTGCAAACATTGATTATTCTTTGGGATTAAAAGCCGGCAAAAACATTACTGTTGCTATCTTAAGTCCGGATTCAACAACCAGCACAGATGCAATTGTGTCGTTCTTATCTGGATTTTCAGACATTACTGTTACAGCTATTCCTTTTGCAAGTGTTGCTTCATTAGCATTAGGAACTATTTCTTCCTACGATGTTTGTTTCATATATAATGATGTGAAGTGGGAAACAGCTGGAACGACAAGAACAGCAGCAGGAGATGTACTGGGTTCTTATGTTGCTGGTGGTGGGAAAGTTATTGAATGCCAGTATGTGAAAAGTTATGACGAATGGGGGCTTGCAGGAAGTTACATTACAGGTAATTATTCCGCTTTTGGCTCAACAACAACCGATTCATGGGCAGCAACAGCCATGGGTACCGTTATTGCACCCGCACATCCTATTATGGTTGGAGTTAGCTCTATGACACAAAATTTTGATACCCAAGACCCAAGTTTAGCAACTGGTGCAGATGAGATTGTTGATTGGGATGATGGCACAATTGCCATTGCGGCAAAACCAAATGTAGTAAGTTTTAATCTTTTACCGGTTGAGCCAGACGGCACAATCACACTCGGGGGAGATTGCTGGGTTGCAATTCATAACGCCATTGTTTGGATGAACGGTTCTGCAGGCATACAAGACAATTCAATATCTGAAATTTCAATTTATCCAAACCCTGTTCATGATTTTATTTACCTGAATGATTTTACAGACGTTGATATTTTTAATGTTTTTGGTCAAATGGTTGGTTCATACAAAAATGTTAAAACTATTAATGTTAGTGATTATAATGAAGGGAATTATTTTGTAAGGATAATTAATGGTAATAATACTATTACTAAAAAAATTACCATTATCTAA